The stretch of DNA tggataaacatgctgagtccgacacacatgcacccatgttggtaagcaggctgttaaagtcaacgttgcataggctactcatcaacaaccgcagTTGCCTAGCgcggttctgttgcctgatcaggttgctgatcttaCAATGCCGACACATCGGTAGCATtttgttaaaatttgcatttaataCAGCCGTTCTTGACTCTtgatctggacatcggctatgggcataacattcattcaaacatcacttccgagttcatagcactggcattgccatggcCAGCTTTTAGGCcacggttagctttaggctcatttcccaacaacagcaaaaacacacGGGTATGTATAATGTGTCTAGTATttccattagctgcaactcaaacacctttccccttcacttttttttaactttttttaagacagtaaaaagctccactaactgcacgggcttgattctacatcatcacaatctaacatgatctacctgcatcaacgtcatttggCAACAAGTTTCATTGTTTGcatgggcactgcactagtactTTATAGACTCCAATAAAGAAGTGTGCTTGGCGGAACATAGCCTATGGAACATCACACATGCAGCCAATGAAATACACTATAATCATAACTGTGCAGTCACTCAGAGTAGAAAGGAAATGTACAAAACCTGGTCAATCATAGAGTAATTTGCGCAAACGTGGCCAGCCATCAGTCTATTAGCTTCTCGTTGAATAGCCATTTGGACATAAAGTGAAGATTACCAGGAAGGAAAAGCACATACTTGATTTTATTGATTGCCAGTCCTTGTTACTGTCCAGAAGTTCAGTGAGTCTTGAACACAATTTCACATGACCCACGTAATCCAAGAGGAGATCAATTATAGGTCCAGCCCACGGAGAGTGAGAAGGTCCTGCCATCACCTCACAGAACtgaagaggaaaagaaggatAAGATGTTCAAAATATATATCTACTACAGAGTATACATGAACTCTAGGAATACAGTACATTCCCCCTGAcctgctgttgtgctgttgtagtattAGCATCTTCAGTTCCATACATGTGCAGGCAAGGATGCCTGACCTTGACTGGAGGATGTGGCCCGTTTCCGTAAACACAATTGAAACATGCATTGGCATCACATCCATTATCCAGCAGGAGCTTGAAAATGCGCGTCTGCTTCATACAGAAGAGTAACGCCCCTGGGAAAGTGGTTGGGTGTGTTGGCATGCAGGCGTTCACATTTGCACCATACTCCATCAGCAGGGATGCCATCTCCATATATCCTTTCCTTATGGCCACCAGGAGAGGGTTGAAGATATCCAGATTGGGGTCAGCACCAGCCTCCAACAGCATGGAGGTCGCCTCTACGTTACTGCAGCGCACCGTGAAGTAGAGCGCTGTGGTGCGACGGTCCTCATACATATTAGAATAGTCCATTGACAGCTGGgtgttgacatcaaagcctgCCTCAATGAGAATCTCCAAGACCACGTCTCTGTTGCGCTCTGCTGCAAGGTGAAGTGGACTAATACCACTGCGTCTCACAACGTCTTTGCTGGTATGTGGAAGCAGTAACAACACAACTCTGTCCAGAAAGCGTAAAGAAGTTGACATTAAATGCCTGCAGCAGCAATGACATGGTGTTCTGACAATGGAGAACTGTCCCATCTACAGCACCCATTTGGACAAGCTGCACTGATGTCAGTGTCATGTAACAGTACTCAACACCCAGCTATATCACACTAACTAATTACTTTAATATGTCTCTTAAACTAATAGCATCCACATCTAATTATACACTGGTACAAATAGCATACATTGAAaatgaggtgtatgtgtgtgtgtgtttgtgtgtgtgtgtggaggggggaggagggtggtgttAAGGTTAGAGGTACACCCTGCCTGGTCTTGACCTCAGTAGATACTGTATGAGTGTTTCACACTTCACAACATCTTGAGACCACTCACCCCACGTGTCCATTCTTTGATGCAACATGAAGAGGGGTCAGTCCTGCCTTAGTTGTTTTGTTCACATCTGCATTTCTGGACAGAAGTAGCTTCACCACTTTTTCATGACCATTCTTGGATGCTTCATATAAAGCTGTTGCTCCATCGTTAGCTTGAGTGTTAATATCTCCTCCTATAATGTATGCAAATAAGAGCTGGTTCATTAACTTTAACAAGAATGAGGGAGAATTTTAAAAAGTCACTGCATGATATTATTTGATAGCTATGTGCATTCAGCCAAAACAtggttaaaaaaataatttcagaacTGAGGACTTATTCAGGAATATTATACATATTTAGGCTAGGAATATTATGAGTTTTTAGGCCCACAGTATCCTCAACAATGTGATTTATGCCGAACGTCAAAAGGCTACACCGGAAAACAGGTCAAATCACATCTGTTTGCCGAGCCTTAAAGGATAATTCCAgtgatttttcacatactgtagatctgttTCTTGACGTCACCGAGTACCGATACGGTAAAAGAAATGCTCGGTTCTACCTAtagctcaagttgctgcagccaatctCTCAACTGAATTTGAGTAATAGTGCTCAGAAGCACTCACTGAACCCTCTCAGAGTAAAGGCCACCTAGGAAAAATTATTCTACGCAAGTAATTGAGAATCTTAATGAAACTCACCACACATAATTAAGAAACGCAGTACTTCTGTGGATCCCATCATGGCGGCTGTGAACACTGGATCAACGCCGTAATTATTCTTGGCCCTGATGTTCGCTCCAGCTTCCATCAGTAGCTTACAAATGTTGACATATCCGTTTCCCACTGCTTCATGTAAAGGTGTCAATCCTTTTTCACTGCCCCTTGATATATTCCCTCCAGCTTTCAGAATAAGCGACACCATCTTCTCATCTCCCCTCTCACAAGCTGGAACACACAACAGCAATTATTTAGACAGCTTTCATTCTTGGTGTCTGCTGTTAATGttttagacatactgtacagaaacAGCATTTGTACTGtaattattcttattcttagtctaacattttttttaactgtattttatttgtataccTTTGAAGAGAGGTGTCTCTCCTGTGATTTTGGCAATGTTAGGATCTCCTCCAGCTGCGATCAGAAACTGGGCACATGAAAGATGTTTGCGAGCAACAGCCAACATCAGAGGGGTTTGGCTCTTCCGGGTGCACTTGTTGATTAGTCGCGGAAAAGCTATAATTTGTTGGGAtagagaaacaaagaaaaactAGTTATATAGTGTCACAGCAGTAAAAAAAAGAGGGTACAAAATAACAGTGCCTACTACTCACAATGACATCAGTATTTACTCAGTAGGAAAACAAAACTGTTGTTGATATAGGAAATTGATTTTCAGTCATACCCTTTGCAAGCACCTTCAAACACTCCAGAGAACCCTCATATGCAGCCTCATGCAGATGTATCCATCCTTCCTCATCTGGTTTGTTCAGACGCTCTGTCGGCATTCTGCGTACAATTTTACTGACTGTTTCGGCATCATCCTTCAAGATGGCAGAGTTTAAATGGGATATTTCACTGCAATAAGAGAGATATTTCCATTAACTaaaggtgtgttgtggtgttcaCCATCTAAACGAGTAACTAGTGTAGGCCATAGTTAGTCATTGCATTCTAAAGTGTGAGATGACTAAGACTTGAAGAAGCAGCAATAATATTGCAGAGACTAAACAAAGTGAATTTACATAAAGGGTGATCTTTACTCCACAGATTTAACTGTAACCTCTCAGGATTGTCTTCTGCTTTTTCATTCCAGTATCTTCTCCCTGTCTTCACTAAAGAAATGTTTACCCCTCTTTCCCTCACCTTGAACTTCACTGTTATCAGATAGAAATTCGAGAAGTTGTTATGCCCATTCTTATACTATAAATAAACAGTAACAGAGATAAAAGTATTCCAGTAGTTTATAAACTATTGCAATGTACTAAtgaattactgtactgtatatgatagtGAATGAAATTCTTGTGGTCAAGAGCCATAAACCAATCAGCAAACATTACCATTGGTTCTTGTAATGCTCACCCTACTATGACATTTTACTAAAGCTGGCATGCAGCCTCTAAAGAATGTTGAGTGCATGTCATTTGCACTTGTAAGTCGAATCAATTTCAATGTGTCAATAGAATCAGTTTTGACTTCCATCCACTTTTAAAGTTTCACTTACCAGAGATGTACAcgtccggcttcagaaagtgaaaGCGCTGCCATTAAGTTGGTTCTACCTGCacgcttaacacaggtgatttcattaattacctgatctacctggcttaagagctgtgctaattagaatcggattattaagtgaatggttggaacgaacatgtggcaggacttatactttctgaagccaaacATTTTACACCTCTGCTTGACATACTCTGATTAATGGAGATTCCTTTGACAACATTTTATCAGCATGGTACCAAATACTGTCATACTGGGATGGAGTGCCTCTTATAAGCTCTCTTTCCCATCTTTTTTGTGACATTTTAATTTGTGCTTTAATGGTTCCGTGGTAAAAGGTGGTTTAATGTAGCTGGGTGAAGCCAGATGAACCTGAATATGCTTGAAACTTGAATATGCTCGGCAGGTTCTGAGATTTGGGCCAAACTGTACAACTGTACATTGTTATGACAGCTCCCCCTTGTCCTTAACCCCAACCCCCCTGCCCGAATCGCAGTCATAATCTGCGTGAGGAAATTTTTGCTGTGAATCACATTTATAGGGAAAATAAGGAATGTaaatacaatgtttttttccctgatGGGacccctttttttgttttgcatacAGCACACCTACAAAGTTTCACCTCACCTGCTGAGACTGTCTGTGTGAGGTGGATGGGCCAGGGGAGGGACATTCTGAGTGTGCATCGCATTTAGTCTCCTGACTGCAAATTCATCTCGAGAGGGCACAGACTGCATTTGTGTAGGTGGTgaataagtcgactgacgaacAGGTTGAGAGGGTCCGCAGGCATCTGTTAGGCTTCGTTCAACGGCCAGCTGGATCAGCTCTTCATCAGATAACTGACTATAGACACTATAGTCTTCAAAAGTGGGCGTTTGCCAGCTGACACTAGCGAATGCCATGGTGAGCTacagaagggggggaaaaacacttATCTTTTCAATTTCCAATGAATTCAGTAATGGATGACAGTGTGATCATCCACACCATTATAGAGCACAGTACTCATGCTCAGTAGGCGTATACATTATTTGAATGATATGTAAAGCTAAtagtataggctatatatatatacactgtatatatacagttgTGCTCATAAGCTTTATttaaggccagttatttcatgaatCCTTCCATTGGCCTTTgcattaaaatagccccacatcatcatacccttcactCAGGGCTGTAGCCTACGCTTAGCTTTGAAGTCTGAGATATGACCCAAAGCGTAAATGTGCTTATTATAACGCCACCTAGAGTCAAGGTGAGATAATTATAGTTACGCAAAATCCCTGCATGGTTTGGAAGCCACGCGAAGTTTGGTGCCTGCAGTGGAACTTACAGATTTTGTTGTCCAACTTTGaggacagagaagggagacaagTAATCTTTGCAAAAACAATTAGGTTTCTGAAGCTTCCCTGCTTGGACCCCTCATTAGCTGAGGTAGCCCATTGAATAGCTAGTGCAGCAGAGCTTGATCTGCATGTGTACCACATTATAGTTAGTTACTGTGTTACATTCCACTACTATGCAGTCGGTGAATGCTGTCCACATCACCATCACCCATCCAGCCTATCTGTGCACACATCCCCATGAAGAgagttacagtaggtgcctgtTAAAACCAGTTACATAAACAGCCTCAGGTCAAAGCTTTGTTGTGTCTAGTAAATGCATTGTTTAGACACATATTGGACACTGTGATTCATACTAGAGCTGTGGATGGTTCTTAAATACtcagctactgtatatgctatGCCATAGTGAGCCTACCAGGTGGATTGgggcatactgtacagtatactcttTGATTAATAGAAGAGACACACATGTTCATTCACCTGCATTGCTGAGTAGTAGGTTTGTGTATATCAAACAACTACAGAAATACATTTGCATTATGTGAAAATGGATTTTGTGAAAATTCAGAAATGATACATTTCAAAAATATGTTAGATACATTTCTGAAACTATTTTCTTATTTGAAACATAAAACACCTAAAGAAAACAATTAAACAGCTGACTCACCAAATCAGAAACCCTTGTCTGTTAAGTGTAAAGGTTTAGTTGTTTTATCCTTTCCTTTGTTAATCCTgcctgtctgtggtgtgtgtcactctgttttCAAGGGCTTCTTGAGTCTAGGTTAACAGACACATGACCCTCATTTGGTATGCTAGCAGTGGAGACGATTTGGCCTGCCCCTGAAATGACAGTCTTGGCATTAACATGTAGTGTTTTATAGCTGGAGACATAACTCAATGATGAGATCAGCAGTTTATCAACTCCTCTGTGACACAGTTGACCAACAATAATAGCAGATAAATCAGTCAGGTAAATCTCATAAGCAGTCAAAACATTCTCAAATGTTTATATGtaaaatgatatacagtatatgttgaaACTCTAGGTGCTAATACATAGGCATGTGAACAGTACCAACAGGGCAAGGTCACCCAAGCCCTTTCATTGTAAATGTGCATTTAGTTCAGGTGGTAgcataaagtcctactgtaagtCCCTTTAAGATATGACACAATGAACTGCCGTAGTATAGGGAGAAACTTCAAGATTGCAAAAAGTGGAGAGGAAGTCCCAGTATAAATCACACTGTAGAACTTGTGCATGTGATTCTTTGCTCTCTGCCTCACTCAAGTATTGCATTCCCCCGAGATGTTATGTTCACAAGAATGGGGTGCATGGACAGACAAAACAACATGGCTACTGCCAGAGGCCTAAATAGAACACTAGATAATTCCAGTGATGTTAATCACTGGGCGTCTGTATTGGTTTTCACCAGTTAGAATATGCAATTTTCAGATTGATATGCAGTATTAGTAATAAATGaacatactttaaaaaaaagtgcataGGAAAAGTCTGTTTCACTCAACAAGGGCCACAGCTCTTTTGAAACTTGAAAGTAAAAAGGttgtttttcactttttctAAATTAGACAAATGAAATCACCTGACATCGCTGCTTTCCCCTTGTGCCCCTCATGTGAAGAcagtttgtgtactgtatgcatgtgtttgtgtgagcagcGAGGTGACTTTGCAAGGCCAGTTTGCAGTGTTGGGGAAAAGGCAAGTGGGTTAGTGCTATTCAACCTAATGGTCTGTGATTAAAAATAGTTGTTCAGGCTTGTTGCTCTTATACAGTACTCCCATAGAGACctcagaggaggagtgtgtgtaacaCAATAGGTTATGAAGGGGATGGTTATACTGTCTTTAATGATGTTGAGGGCCCTCCTGTTGAACATAGCGTTCTCCAGCAGTCGTAAGGCTGTTCCAGTGTGCCACACTCAGACTGGTTGCAAAACAATGGAATGTAACCTACTGTAATAAGTTCTTTTGCAGTCATGTACAGCcgctactgtacatacacaaatTACAGAAAAGtatcattcaagataacagccCCCTCTTGTAACAGAAAACATATTATTTCTCATATCTTATTCCTGCCAGACAACAACAAGCTACAAAGTGTGCATCTCCATGAGAGGTATAAATAATTAGTGGCAGTCATATTGCGCAATGCTATGTGGTATGTCAAGTTTATGATTAAGGACAACATAATAATAGcagcaccacccacccacacgcgcacacacagacatgccatCTCTGCACTCCTCCCATTCctttaaagagagaaagagtgagtgggaCAGGGATGGGGATGACCGGTGAGGTAAAAACAAGAACAAACCCGATGATTGAGATTGAAAGATTGATCAAGACTGATGATCACTATTGTTTACAttgacatttttacatttagcagacacttcttttttaaatccaaatgtcagccatattacaagggccattctcCCCAGATCACCTCAGGgtgaagtgccttgctcaagggcacaatatGCCAGGTATTAAACCCACAACCTTTCAGACCACTGCATGCTAGCcaagctccttagccactataaTATATGTTTTTCTTGAAAGAGGCAATTGCACAACCTGTGGCAAAAACATGTATAAAAGCCTCAAAGTGGACAAAAGAGTTTATATCAGGTCTCAACACAAACAAtactgtctctttttttttttttttacataatctgctataaagctttatttgtgAATACTGGGTTCATGGAAAGTGTTAAAAGGTTTGGAAATGGAGGTGTTAATTCTGAATGAAAAGAATCCACACTACTTAATCAAAGCTGAGAATAAGGAACAAAGGATAAATATTTGTCAGGATCCCATCTCTGTTTCCCACCAGGAAAACCCAGTGTAAAACTATCATGAACTCCATTTCTGTTTCACTCCTGTTTTCACAGGTTTCTGTGCTGCTAAACTTCATCTCATCTCAGACCTCATGGAGACTGACTGAGCTCATTCAATCTCAACCTTCCCTTTGTTGGTCCCTGCAGAGCTAAGGGTGGTGTCTTTGTGAAGTGCAGGATAGAAGGGTGCTCCTGGGTCTCACCAGGGGCCAAACACATAGGGTCAGAAGTGCCAGAGGCAGGAAATACAGTACTTCAATTACATAAAAGGTAAAGGTTCATCAGGAGTCAGATGGGGTATCTGGGGACTAAAgggtatttctttatttttacaatttacaacattaaaaggcatactgtacatgtataacAAATATTACAATTATaaatattgaaaatgtaataaattatacattacaatgtaacgttgcattttcaaaaatgaccgaccAAGCTTAAGTCAACAATGTTTTAGTGAAATAGGAGGCAAAAGTGTATAGGTGAAGTTCTGTGCAATTCACATCAATCGGCAGCTATGTTTACACAACCTACAAAAAGCTACACTGCctggccaaaacacacacagtaattttTATTTGGACCGCCTTTATCTTTGATTACGGCACACATTTGCTATGGCCTCGTTTCCACAAGCTTCTGCAATGTCACAACATTTATTCCAGCAGGGTCGCCAAGATCTTGTATTACTGTAATGACAGGAGATTCAGACCCCTTCCCAGTCTTCTCCAGCACATCCCAAAGATTCTCAATGGGCTTAAGGTCGGGGACTCTGAAGTTCTGATGACCAATCCATGTGTGAAAATGATGTCTCATGCTCCTGAACCTCCACTTTCACAATTTGAGCCTGATGAAATCTGGCATTGTCATTTTGGTCTTCTGCCATCAGTATATTCAGATAGTGAGCTGACCTCCTTCTTTGGGCACTTAATGTTGCTGAACCTAAACCTGACCAACTGCAGCAACCCCAGGTCATAGCGCTTACCTAtaaacctctgaagttcacctacaaaaaaatctttgcccaaataaggagatccggtatcttgagattttttctatgggaaagtaacatggggattttgaattcgCACCTGTTAAAAAGACATTTTGTGATAGCCTACACAattttgtccactgccttctagtggatactgtgatttttggtaggtgaagacggcacactttaatctttgctaccccaaagctaacttacaatgcaacttgccataaacagttagcttcaattaacagaTGGAAGCTTTGGTTACCTTTTTGAAGGCAAACAGAGGTCTATTTGTTTAGTAAAATCAAGGTGGTGACCAGATTTGGCCAAGCAGTGTACCTAGTTGGAACACACCTGAAAAGCTTATACTTGGCTCAAATGTGTTTCCATTTTACATCTTTCCTCCAGGAGTCTCGATGAACACAAACTCAAGGAAACTGAAGACATCAGCTTTGCTTTTCCTTCATTTTGCATTCCTTGCCATGCTGGAGCCTTTGAGTGTCCTATTGAGGACACTCCTATTGAGTGTCCTTCTATTGATTGTCCCAGTAAGTGTTTGTCACTTTACACCACAGTGTTCAACTATTGAGTGCTTTGCTCAAAAAATGTCTTTGCATGGAAACAGGCTATTCACCTTATTCCTAAGTCAGTCTTCTCCTAACTTCAGAAAGGTGtattaaagaaatgtctcaaAGTTAGCAAAATCCTATATAAACGTATACATTTTAGGATGAACCATAACATGTGATGCCAGTCATTTCGATAGAACTCTGCTCAATATCCCGCAATGGATGTACTGCTGTACGGGAAGACCCTTCCCGTAACAGTACTGTTGTCACATTGCATAGATGTTACAGATCTGTGTTGAGTGACACAGTTGAGTTGATCCTGAATCCTGTACACGCTTAGTCTAGTCTACTCTAACCACAATTCAAGAAATCCTCAGACTCTCCGTTGTCGTAGAACAGGTACTTGATGAGTCGTCCAGGCAGAGGAAGGCTGGTCATCCTCCTCAGTCTCTGCCATCCCACTAGCTCGCGGATCCTCACTCGGCACAGATGGATCAAGGAGAAAGGTGGCCCTGAAAGTTTCAAGGACATTTCAAGGCCATTTCATTTCTCCAATCTCTAGAATTCTGCCAGTGAATACAACTATTAAAGCATAAATCTTGCCGAAATGCATCTtagggtgtttgtgtgaatgtaccCGAGTCAAACTTTCATTTCAAAAGCATAATTATGTCGGAAGCGCCACATTTAAGCTTATCTGTGTTATCATTTTCGTGATCAACTATGTTTGTGTTCACATAGTTAAAAGAAAGGTTTTGAACAACTCACTCCTTGACAGGCAAGATGGCGGTGAGCAGAAAAACCAAGTGAGTTGTTGAGACACTGATGACACTTTGATCAAAGTTGTATAGTGTTGAGCCATCTGTTTCAAAAATAGCAATTTTGACGCGATAATGTATCAAAATAGTATGTGCCCCTATTCCCATTCAAAACGCCACTTGACCCGGTGGCGCTTccaatgtgcaaatgtgtgcaaTATGCAAAAGTTTGACCCGggcacattcacaaaaaaaccCTATAGGATGCATTTTGGTGAGTTATCCTTTAAGATGTCAACAGCTACTGCATAAACAAAAAACTGTAAACCAGTAATTTGCCAAAAAAGTGGCCAGCCATAAACTCTGTTTATCAGCTACTGATCTGATAGCCATCGGGACTTAAAGTGAAGAGTACAATGAAGGAAAAGTACATACTTGCTTTTTCTTTGATGTATTCCCAGTCTTTGTTACTGTCCAGAAGATCAGTGAGTCTTGAACACAACTTCACATGACCCACATAATCTAAGAGGAGATCGATAATGGTTCCAGCCCAAGCACAATGAAAAGGATCTGCCATCACCTCACAGAActaagagaaaaacaaaggggATAAAACAATTCAAAGTCCGGAAATGTTCAAGTATGTGACAAATACATGAACTCAAAGACGTACTGTATACATTCCTCCTGACCTGTGCTGTTGTGGTATGAGGAGCATCAAGCCCATGTAGGTACAAATCTTCCCTTGTGGAACGTCTGCTCTTGACTGGAGGATGTGTCCCGTTTCCATAAACACAAGCGAAACATGCATTGGCATCACATCCATTATCCAACAGGAGCTTGAACATGCGTCTATACTTCATACAGAAGAGTAACGCCCCTGGGAAAGTGGTTGGGTGTGTTGGCATGCAGGCATTCACATTTGCACCATACTCCATCAGCAGGGATGTCATCTCCGTATTCCCCTTCCTCACGGCTACCAGGAGAGGGTTGAAGATATCCAGATTGGGGTCAGCACCAGCCTCTAAGAGCATGGAGGTCGCCTCTACGTTACTGCTGCGCACTGTGAAGTAGAGCGCTGTGGTGCGACGGTCCTCATACATCTTTGACCATTCAAGTGACAGCTGGgtgttgacatcaaagcctgCCTCAATGAGAATCTCCAAGATCGCATCTCTGTTACGCTCAGCTGCAAGGTGGAGTGGACTAATGCCACAGCGTCTCACAACTGCTCTGTTGGTGCGTGGAAGCAGTAACAACACAACTCTGTCCAGACAGTGAAAAGAAGCGGACGTGAAACCCACCATTTGTCATCATCAGGAAAATGCAGATGTAATAGTATTAACACAAACATGACCTCCATGGaattcaaataggcctacacaacatTTTACAGAAGTAAACTGCAAATTGACGGGGTCCAAGCAATCAAAGCATTAATACTTTTTGATGAACTTGTGATGTGCAGTTATATGACTCTCATTCCCATGCTGGTTTAGCTTCTGACCCTTCCTTAACACAACTTGAGTTCCTTGCTAAGGTAGAGGCACTCAACGTCTTCAAACCCATCCTAGGCTGCAGGTGCCTTTCCATTGAGTGTCAGTGCCAGTGTCAGTGAAAAATCATGTTGTTGAAAGAGTGTTGACAGTGCTCTGGAGAGCTCTGCCTCTATAGCGCGGGAATTGATGCCAAAAACATCCCTTCTTGGATTCATCAAACGTCATGTCAAACACCCACCAGCTCTTCATTGCTTGTCATCAACAACAAATTTGTTGTCTGCCTCTCCGAAGCTTTTTTTGTTGTGCAtttggtctgtttgtttgttatgttgcAAGCAATGACCAACATCAGGGCTACAAATTGTGGTTATCCGAGTGTCAATAGCATATTAGGTGGTTGCAAACCCAAGTTTAGGTACTTAAAGTCGTAGCATAGCCTATTTGAGATGATCTGAAGTGGGCCGGTATATTGCTTCcttccataaaaaaaaagagaagaagtgATCGGCAGGCTATTTCTCATATCTCACAGATAATTTACAGTCTTGATTTAGTTTTGTGCAAAATAGCCTAGGCTGCTGCATAAGTATTAGGCTATACCACATTATGTTTcaacattgtagcctactgtagcctaggctattcatGTTCAACACAAGCCTAGGCCTCTATCCATCAAATTCCAACAGAATAAGTACATGTTGCACCATCTCTGGGCACATCCTGGATACGTTTCACGTTGAAAAAGGTCATGtaggtgtatactgtatgtaggcttgTAATAAAAAGGTAATTATTATGATCggttaggcctacatgtcatGTCAGAAAGGCGGATGCCGGTATGACCGTGACGTTGAGTTCGTTGACGGTCAGAAGGTTTTTGGCACGATTCCCGCGCCATACGCCTCAGCCTACCTACCAGTACCTACATTTTCTCGAGTTTTTCAAAGT from Sardina pilchardus chromosome 12, fSarPil1.1, whole genome shotgun sequence encodes:
- the LOC134097812 gene encoding ankyrin repeat and SOCS box protein 2-like, giving the protein MAFASVSWQTPTFEDYSVYSQLSDEELIQLAVERSLTDACGPSQPVRQSTYSPPTQMQSVPSRDEFAVRRLNAMHTQNVPPLAHPPHTDSLSSEISHLNSAILKDDAETVSKIVRRMPTERLNKPDEEGWIHLHEAAYEGSLECLKVLAKAFPRLINKCTRKSQTPLMLAVARKHLSCAQFLIAAGGDPNIAKITGETPLFKACERGDEKMVSLILKAGGNISRGSEKGLTPLHEAVGNGYVNICKLLMEAGANIRAKNNYGVDPVFTAAMMGSTEVLRFLIMCGGDINTQANDGATALYEASKNGHEKVVKLLLSRNADVNKTTKAGLTPLHVASKNGHVGVVLLLLPHTSKDVVRRSGISPLHLAAERNRDVVLEILIEAGFDVNTQLSMDYSNMYEDRRTTALYFTVRCSNVEATSMLLEAGADPNLDIFNPLLVAIRKGYMEMASLLMEYGANVNACMPTHPTTFPGALLFCMKQTRIFKLLLDNGCDANACFNCVYGNGPHPPVKVRHPCLHMYGTEDANTTTAQQQFCEVMAGPSHSPWAGPIIDLLLDYVGHVKLCSRLTELLDSNKDWQSIKSRPPFSLMHLCRVRIRQLVGHRKLRRMTSLPLPGRLIKYLFYDNGESEDFLHRGLD